The following coding sequences lie in one Arabidopsis thaliana chromosome 3, partial sequence genomic window:
- the LBD25 gene encoding LOB domain-containing protein 25 (LOB domain-containing protein 25 (LBD25); CONTAINS InterPro DOMAIN/s: Lateral organ boundaries, LOB (InterPro:IPR004883); BEST Arabidopsis thaliana protein match is: Lateral organ boundaries (LOB) domain family protein (TAIR:AT5G63090.4); Has 960 Blast hits to 955 proteins in 25 species: Archae - 0; Bacteria - 0; Metazoa - 0; Fungi - 0; Plants - 960; Viruses - 0; Other Eukaryotes - 0 (source: NCBI BLink).): MPKRETKKIKPSQEVIKEGPFLVAIHLKGIYMSNYTNSPCAACKFLRRKCTSDCVFAPYFPPEEPTKFANVHRIFGASNVSKILHEVAPHQREDAVNSLAYEAEARLKDPVYGCVGAISVLQRQVLRLQRELEETNADLMRYAGCLGGETTSAYGGRRG, from the exons atgcccaagagagaaacaaagaagatcaAACCTTCTCAAGAAGTTATCAAGGAAGGACCTTTTCTTGTTGCGATCCATTTAAAG GGGATATATATGTCGAACTACACAAACTCACCGTGTGCAGCATGCAAATTCCTCCGGCGTAAATGCACGTCAGACTGCGTATTCGCACCCTATTTTCCGCCGGAGGAACCTACAAAGTTTGCGAACGTCCACCGGATATTCGGGGCAAGCAATGTGAGCAAGATCCTCCACGAAGTGGCTCCCCATCAGCGGGAAGATGCGGTCAACTCGCTGGCTTACGAGGCGGAAGCACGACTTAAAGATCCAGTGTATGGCTGCGTTGGAGCGATCTCGGTGCTCCAAAGACAGGTCTTGAGGTTGCAAAGGGAACTCGAGGAGACAAATGCTGATCTCATGAGGTACGCTGGTTGTCTCGGTGGTGAAACGACGTCGGCTTATGGTGGTCGGAGGGGTTGA
- the OLEO4 gene encoding oleosin 4, producing MANVDRDRRVHVDRTDKRVHQPNYEDDVGFGGYGGYGAGSDYKSRGPSTNQILALIAGVPIGGTLLTLAGLTLAGSVIGLLVSIPLFLLFSPVIVPAALTIGLAVTGILASGLFGLTGLSSVSWVLNYLRGTSDTVPEQLDYAKRRMADAVGYAGMKGKEMGQYVQDKAHEARETEFMTETHEPGKARRGS from the exons ATGGCGAATGTGGATCGTGATCGGCGTGTGCATGTAGACCGTACTGACAAACGTGTTCATCAGCCAAACTACGAAGATGATGTCGGTTTTGGTGGCTATGGCGGTTATGGTGCTGGTTCTGATTATAAGAGTCGCGGCCCCTCCACTAACCAA ATCTTGGCACTTATAGCAGGAGTTCCCATTGGTGGCACACTGCTAACCCTAGCTGGACTCACTCTAGCCGGTTCGGTGATCGGCTTGCTAGTCTCCATAcccctcttcctcctcttcagTCCGGTGATAGTCCCGGCGGCTCTCACTATTGGGCTTGCTGTGACGGGAATCTTGGCTTCTGGTTTGTTTGGGTTGACGGGTCTGAGCTCGGTCTCGTGGGTCCTCAACTACCTCCGTGGGACGAGTGATACAGTGCCAGAGCAATTGGACTACGCTAAACGGCGTATGGCTGATGCGGTAGGCTATGCTGGTATGAAGGGAAAAGAGATGGGTCAGTATGTGCAAGATAAGGCTCATGAGGCTCGTGAGACTGAGTTCATGACTGAGACCCATGAGCCGGGTAAGGCCAGGAGAGGCTCATAA